The following proteins are co-located in the Mesorhizobium sp. M1E.F.Ca.ET.045.02.1.1 genome:
- a CDS encoding OsmC family protein yields MKVRVKWVEERTFVGESGSGHKVVLGTAHGPEGRTPGPSPMELVLIGTGGCSAYDVVHILEKGREAVEDCVVELDADRAETEPRVFTRIHMHFIVKGRALSRDKVKRAIDLSIEKYCSATAMMAKTATVTHDFEVVDTAVK; encoded by the coding sequence ATGAAAGTACGCGTCAAATGGGTCGAGGAACGCACCTTTGTCGGCGAGTCCGGCAGCGGTCACAAAGTGGTGCTGGGCACGGCGCACGGGCCGGAAGGCCGAACGCCGGGGCCAAGCCCGATGGAATTGGTGCTGATCGGCACCGGCGGCTGCTCGGCCTATGACGTCGTCCACATCCTCGAGAAGGGCCGCGAGGCGGTCGAGGACTGTGTGGTCGAGCTCGACGCCGACCGTGCCGAAACCGAGCCGCGCGTCTTCACCCGCATCCACATGCATTTCATCGTCAAGGGCCGCGCGCTGTCGCGCGACAAGGTCAAACGGGCGATCGACCTTTCGATCGAGAAATACTGCTCGGCCACGGCGATGATGGCCAAGACCGCGACCGTCACGCATGATTTCGAGGTCGTTGATACGGCGGTGAAATAG
- a CDS encoding MarC family protein, whose product MPSFDSLFNAFVTILVTIDPPGLAPLFLAVTRGMNREERQQVSVRASVIGFLVMALFAVAGASILSVFGITLPAFRVAGGFLLFFIAFEMVFERRQDRKEKIGDVAITKDMIHNIAAFPLAIPLIAGPGAISATVLLSGHFEGFAAQTALVGIIAICLVLTFLVFVLAERIDRILGQTGRSILTRLLGVILAALAVQFVADGVRALMAS is encoded by the coding sequence ATGCCGAGCTTCGACAGCCTGTTCAACGCCTTCGTCACCATACTGGTGACCATCGACCCGCCGGGGCTGGCGCCGCTTTTTCTCGCCGTGACGCGCGGCATGAACCGCGAGGAGCGTCAGCAGGTTTCCGTCCGCGCGTCGGTGATCGGCTTCCTGGTGATGGCGCTGTTCGCCGTCGCAGGCGCCTCGATCCTGTCGGTGTTCGGCATCACGCTGCCGGCCTTCCGCGTCGCCGGCGGCTTCCTGCTGTTCTTCATCGCCTTCGAAATGGTGTTCGAGCGCCGTCAGGACCGCAAGGAGAAGATCGGCGACGTCGCCATCACCAAGGACATGATCCACAATATCGCCGCTTTCCCGCTGGCGATCCCGCTGATCGCCGGCCCCGGCGCGATCTCGGCGACCGTTCTGCTGTCGGGACACTTCGAGGGTTTCGCGGCGCAGACGGCGCTGGTCGGCATCATCGCGATCTGTCTTGTGCTCACCTTTCTGGTGTTCGTGCTGGCCGAACGCATCGACCGCATCCTCGGCCAGACCGGCCGCTCGATCCTGACCAGGCTGCTCGGCGTCATCCTGGCGGCGCTCGCCGTGCAGTTCGTGGCTGACGGCGTCAGGGCGCTGATGGCCTCTTGA
- a CDS encoding VOC family protein yields MLDHVSIGVRDADASKRFYDAALQPLGYSCLSQSPGSLGYGAEVVQLWVNDAGRPVPADTDSGLHFCFSAPTRAGVDAFHAAALRAGGKDNGQPGLRAAYGDNYYAAFVIDPDGYRLEAYCGKAE; encoded by the coding sequence ATGCTCGACCATGTCTCGATCGGTGTCCGCGACGCCGATGCCTCGAAACGCTTCTACGACGCCGCGCTGCAGCCGCTCGGCTATTCTTGCCTCAGCCAGTCCCCCGGCTCGCTCGGCTACGGCGCTGAAGTTGTCCAGCTCTGGGTCAACGACGCCGGCCGGCCGGTGCCGGCAGACACGGACTCGGGCCTGCACTTCTGCTTTTCGGCACCGACACGCGCCGGCGTCGATGCGTTCCATGCAGCAGCGCTGCGAGCGGGCGGCAAGGACAATGGCCAGCCCGGGCTCCGCGCGGCCTATGGCGATAACTACTACGCGGCGTTCGTCATCGACCCTGACGGCTACCGCCTGGAGGCCTATTGCGGCAAAGCCGAATAG
- a CDS encoding AraC family transcriptional regulator — MATTDKNLGSGPGWQVCDVICTARAGDRPFEEQHRSFCLAAVTSGTFRYRTRQGTAMLAPGAILLGNPGACYECGHEHGAGDRCLSFHFSPTYMERVVADVPGAERLGFDGPSLPPLTALASLLAQAEAARETGDAEAFEELGLNIAGAVVAAAAGSPKVAPTPSRRDQKRVAEAVRLIELNADRPLSLTELADGTATSPYHFLRTFRHVAGMTPYQFLLRTRLHRAAVQLRASDEAISTIALDAGFNDLSTFNRRFKREMGEAPGAYRARRSSRPG; from the coding sequence ATGGCGACGACTGACAAAAACCTCGGCTCTGGGCCCGGCTGGCAGGTGTGCGACGTGATCTGCACGGCACGCGCCGGCGACAGGCCGTTCGAGGAACAGCATCGCAGTTTCTGCCTCGCCGCTGTGACCAGTGGCACCTTCCGCTATCGCACGCGCCAGGGCACGGCGATGCTTGCTCCCGGCGCCATCCTGCTCGGCAATCCCGGCGCCTGCTACGAATGCGGCCACGAGCATGGCGCGGGCGACCGCTGCCTCTCCTTCCATTTTTCTCCGACGTATATGGAGCGCGTCGTCGCCGACGTGCCGGGCGCGGAGCGGCTTGGCTTCGACGGTCCAAGCCTGCCGCCCTTGACGGCGCTGGCATCATTGCTGGCGCAAGCGGAGGCTGCGCGGGAAACGGGCGATGCCGAGGCATTCGAAGAGCTCGGGCTCAACATTGCCGGCGCCGTGGTCGCGGCTGCAGCCGGCTCTCCCAAGGTCGCGCCGACACCCAGCCGGCGCGACCAGAAACGCGTTGCCGAGGCGGTGCGCCTGATCGAGCTCAACGCCGACCGGCCGCTCTCGCTCACCGAACTTGCCGACGGCACTGCGACCAGCCCGTATCATTTCCTGCGCACGTTCCGGCATGTGGCCGGCATGACGCCCTACCAGTTCCTGCTGCGGACCAGGCTGCACCGCGCCGCGGTGCAATTGCGCGCGTCGGACGAGGCGATCTCGACGATCGCTTTGGATGCCGGCTTCAACGATCTGTCGACCTTCAACCGCCGGTTCAAGCGCGAGATGGGCGAGGCTCCCGGCGCCTATCGCGCCCGCCGTTCCAGCCGACCGGGTTGA
- a CDS encoding SulP family inorganic anion transporter, translating into MNWISWLPLRALSGWTAKDLNGDLAAGFTLAAIAIPEQMATARLGGFQPGIGFFAFVAGSVAFAFFGANRHLSVGADSTITPLFAGGLALIAASGSPHYLALAAMLALMVGLLVAFSGIFRLGWIADLLSVPVTTGFLAGISVHIIVSQLPGLLGLPPETGETLRRIGDIAANLRLANPWSLALGLGVFAIVFIAARISARIPAALIGMMLATLAVTIFDLQNRGVEVLGALPNRLPTPEMPTVDFRDAQALVPLALLIAIVVMVQTAATSRSFAPQDGEAPDVNRDFVGVGAGSIVAGLFGAFAVNSSPPRTAIAAQTGGRSQLSGLIAATIVLALSTFGGSLLANVPQAALAGVLMFVAQHILRWQVFAAVYRQAPFEFALILITMVAIVVLPIETGVAIGIGLSLLHGIWGSTRTEPIELAQVPGTSVWWPPSGPSAGEQRPGVLVAAFQAPLSFVNADRFKRGLRDLVDARSDEVKLVVLEASNIVEIDYTAAQALIDVIRHCRDKGAVFAVARMESLRAQEALRRFGVADLVGTQRIFQSVDAAIKSLGPGQTQQQDEAQ; encoded by the coding sequence ATGAATTGGATCTCATGGCTGCCTCTGCGGGCGCTCAGCGGCTGGACGGCAAAGGACCTCAACGGCGACCTGGCCGCCGGTTTCACGCTGGCGGCGATCGCCATTCCCGAACAGATGGCGACGGCCAGGCTCGGAGGCTTCCAGCCGGGGATCGGGTTCTTCGCCTTCGTCGCCGGATCCGTGGCCTTTGCGTTCTTCGGCGCCAATCGCCATCTTTCGGTCGGGGCGGATTCGACGATCACGCCGCTTTTCGCCGGCGGCCTCGCACTGATCGCGGCATCCGGCTCGCCGCATTATCTGGCGCTGGCGGCCATGCTGGCGCTGATGGTCGGGCTACTGGTGGCGTTCAGCGGCATCTTCCGTCTTGGTTGGATCGCCGATCTCCTTTCGGTGCCGGTGACGACCGGTTTTCTCGCCGGCATTTCCGTCCATATCATCGTCTCGCAATTGCCCGGACTCCTCGGCCTGCCGCCGGAAACCGGCGAGACGCTGCGGCGCATCGGCGATATCGCCGCCAATCTCCGCCTCGCCAATCCGTGGAGCCTGGCGCTCGGGCTCGGCGTGTTTGCGATCGTTTTCATTGCCGCGCGCATCAGCGCCCGCATCCCCGCGGCCCTGATCGGGATGATGCTGGCCACACTCGCCGTCACTATCTTCGATTTGCAGAACCGGGGCGTCGAAGTGCTCGGCGCCTTGCCGAACAGGTTGCCGACGCCCGAAATGCCGACCGTCGACTTCCGGGATGCGCAGGCCCTTGTCCCGCTCGCGCTGCTGATCGCCATCGTCGTCATGGTGCAGACGGCGGCCACCAGCCGATCCTTCGCGCCGCAGGATGGCGAAGCGCCCGATGTCAACCGTGACTTTGTCGGCGTTGGCGCGGGCAGCATTGTGGCCGGCCTGTTCGGTGCCTTTGCCGTCAACTCCAGTCCTCCGCGCACGGCCATCGCCGCCCAGACCGGAGGTCGCTCGCAGCTGTCCGGCCTGATTGCCGCGACCATCGTGCTGGCGCTCAGCACCTTTGGCGGAAGCCTGCTTGCCAACGTGCCGCAGGCAGCCCTTGCCGGCGTGCTGATGTTCGTCGCCCAGCATATCCTACGCTGGCAGGTGTTCGCCGCCGTCTATCGCCAAGCGCCGTTCGAGTTCGCGCTGATCCTGATCACCATGGTCGCGATCGTCGTCCTGCCGATCGAGACCGGCGTGGCGATCGGCATCGGCCTGTCGCTGCTGCACGGCATCTGGGGCTCCACGCGCACTGAGCCAATTGAGCTGGCGCAGGTGCCGGGCACGTCGGTCTGGTGGCCGCCAAGCGGTCCCAGCGCGGGTGAGCAGCGTCCCGGCGTGCTGGTGGCTGCATTCCAGGCGCCGCTTTCTTTCGTCAACGCAGACCGTTTCAAGCGCGGCCTGCGCGATCTGGTCGACGCCAGAAGCGATGAGGTGAAATTAGTGGTGCTGGAGGCCAGCAACATCGTCGAGATCGACTACACCGCCGCCCAGGCGCTGATCGACGTCATCCGCCATTGCCGCGACAAAGGCGCCGTCTTTGCCGTCGCGCGCATGGAATCGCTCCGCGCCCAGGAGGCGCTGAGACGGTTCGGGGTCGCCGACCTGGTCGGCACGCAGCGGATATTCCAAAGCGTCGACGCCGCCATCAAATCGCTTGGCCCGGGACAAACTCAACAGCAGGACGAAGCGCAATGA
- the gyrA gene encoding DNA gyrase subunit A, with the protein MTDQKTPRGPEGGPIGIEPISIIEEMQRSYLDYAMSVIVSRALPDVRDGLKPVHRRILYASHESGYHWNRKYVKSARPVADVMGKYHPHGDASIYDALVRMAQDWSLRVPLIDGQGNFGSIDGDPPAAMRYTESRLTKVAHELLEDIDKETVDFQDTYDASGSEPKVLPARFPNLLVNGSGGIAVGMATNIPPHNLAEVCNGAIAIIDNPAIDLPSLMEIVPGPDFPTGGIVLGRSGIYSAYSTGRGSIVMRGRVNIEARGNDRESIVITEVPYQVNKAAMIEKMAELVREKRIEGISDIRDESDRQGYRVVVELKREAVADVILNQLYRFTPLQTSFGANMVALNGGKPEVLTLIDMLKAFVGFREEVISRRTKYLLRKARERAHVLVGLAIAVANIDEVIKLIRTAPDPQTAREQLMERRWPSHDVAPLIKLIDDPRHRINEDGTYNLSEEQARAILDLRLQRLTALGRDEIADELNKIGAEIVDYLDILSSRARIQQIVKDELIAVRDEFGTPRRTELAEGGADMEDEDLIQREDMVVTVSHSGYIKRVPLSLYRAQRRGGKGRSGMSTKEEDFVTRLFVANTHTPVLFFSSRGIVYKEKVWRLPVGNPQSRGKALINMLPLEQGERITTIMPLPEDEASWGELDVMFATTRGTVRRNKLSDFVQVNRNGKIAMKLEEEGDEILGVETCTDNDDVLLTANSGQCIRFPVGDVRVFQSRNSVGVRGIAMAETDRVISMSIIEHVDASPAERAAYLKRAAAERRLAVGAVGEEEEIALTNEEIGEEAELSDERYEFLKVHEQLVLTVTEYGYGKRSSSYDFRLTGRGGKGIRATDVSKVAEIGRLVATFPIGNDDQIMLVSDGGTVIRVPVEGIRFASRATKGVTIFNTAEGEKVVSVERISEPQADEEAEEAPSGEVGATEDAGEGNPE; encoded by the coding sequence TTGACCGACCAGAAGACACCGCGCGGGCCGGAGGGCGGCCCCATCGGCATCGAGCCGATTTCGATCATCGAGGAGATGCAGCGCTCCTATCTCGATTACGCCATGAGCGTGATCGTCAGCCGCGCGCTGCCCGACGTACGCGATGGCCTGAAGCCGGTGCATCGGCGCATCCTCTATGCCTCGCATGAGAGCGGCTATCACTGGAACCGCAAATATGTGAAGTCGGCGCGTCCGGTCGCCGACGTGATGGGTAAATACCATCCGCATGGCGACGCCTCGATATACGACGCGCTGGTTCGCATGGCGCAGGACTGGTCGCTGCGCGTGCCGCTGATCGACGGTCAAGGCAATTTCGGCTCGATCGACGGCGATCCGCCGGCGGCGATGCGCTACACTGAGTCGAGGCTGACCAAGGTCGCGCATGAGCTGCTGGAGGACATCGACAAGGAAACCGTCGATTTCCAGGATACTTACGACGCTTCCGGCAGCGAGCCGAAAGTGCTGCCGGCGCGCTTCCCGAACCTTCTGGTCAACGGCTCGGGCGGCATCGCCGTCGGCATGGCCACCAACATCCCGCCGCACAACCTGGCCGAGGTCTGCAACGGCGCCATCGCCATCATCGACAACCCCGCCATCGACCTGCCGTCGCTGATGGAGATCGTGCCCGGTCCGGATTTCCCGACCGGCGGCATCGTGCTTGGCCGTTCCGGCATCTACAGCGCCTATTCGACGGGGCGCGGCTCGATCGTCATGCGCGGCCGCGTCAATATCGAGGCGCGCGGCAACGACCGTGAATCGATCGTCATCACCGAGGTTCCCTATCAGGTGAACAAGGCGGCGATGATCGAGAAGATGGCCGAACTGGTGCGCGAGAAGCGCATCGAGGGCATCTCCGACATCCGCGACGAGAGCGACCGCCAGGGCTACCGCGTCGTCGTCGAGTTGAAGCGCGAGGCCGTCGCCGACGTCATTCTCAACCAGCTTTACCGCTTCACGCCCCTGCAAACGTCGTTCGGCGCCAACATGGTGGCGCTGAACGGCGGCAAGCCGGAAGTGCTGACGCTGATCGACATGCTGAAGGCCTTCGTCGGCTTCCGCGAGGAGGTGATCAGCCGCCGCACGAAATACCTTTTGCGCAAGGCGCGCGAGCGCGCCCATGTGCTCGTCGGTCTCGCCATCGCCGTCGCCAACATCGACGAAGTGATCAAGCTGATCCGCACTGCGCCCGATCCACAGACGGCGCGCGAGCAGTTGATGGAACGGCGCTGGCCGTCCCACGACGTCGCTCCGCTGATCAAGCTGATCGACGATCCGCGCCACCGCATCAACGAAGACGGCACCTACAATCTCTCCGAAGAACAGGCGCGCGCCATCCTGGATCTGCGGCTGCAGCGCCTGACCGCGCTCGGCCGCGACGAGATCGCCGACGAGCTGAACAAGATCGGCGCCGAAATCGTTGATTATCTTGACATTTTATCTTCCCGCGCGCGCATCCAGCAGATCGTCAAGGACGAGCTCATCGCCGTCCGCGACGAGTTCGGCACGCCGCGCCGCACCGAGCTCGCCGAGGGCGGGGCGGACATGGAAGACGAGGACCTGATCCAGCGCGAGGACATGGTGGTGACGGTGAGCCATTCCGGCTACATCAAGCGCGTGCCTCTGTCGCTCTACCGGGCGCAGCGCCGCGGCGGCAAGGGCCGCTCCGGCATGTCGACCAAGGAAGAGGATTTCGTCACCCGGCTGTTCGTGGCCAATACGCACACGCCGGTGCTGTTCTTCTCCTCGCGCGGCATCGTCTACAAGGAAAAGGTGTGGCGTCTTCCGGTCGGCAACCCGCAATCGCGAGGCAAGGCGCTGATCAACATGCTGCCGCTCGAGCAGGGCGAGCGCATCACCACCATCATGCCGCTGCCGGAGGATGAGGCAAGCTGGGGCGAGCTCGACGTGATGTTCGCCACCACGCGCGGCACGGTGCGCCGCAACAAGCTGTCCGACTTCGTCCAGGTCAACCGCAACGGCAAGATCGCGATGAAGCTGGAGGAAGAGGGCGACGAGATCCTCGGCGTCGAGACCTGCACCGACAACGACGACGTGCTTCTGACGGCCAATTCCGGCCAGTGCATCCGCTTCCCGGTCGGCGACGTGCGCGTCTTTCAGAGCCGCAACTCCGTCGGCGTTCGCGGCATCGCCATGGCCGAGACGGACCGCGTGATCTCGATGTCCATCATCGAGCATGTCGACGCATCGCCTGCCGAGCGCGCCGCTTATCTGAAGCGCGCTGCCGCCGAGCGGCGGCTTGCCGTCGGTGCTGTCGGCGAGGAGGAAGAGATTGCGCTGACCAATGAGGAGATCGGCGAGGAAGCCGAGCTTTCCGACGAGCGCTACGAATTCCTCAAGGTGCATGAGCAGCTTGTGCTGACGGTGACCGAATATGGTTACGGCAAGCGTTCGTCGTCCTACGATTTCCGCCTGACAGGCCGTGGCGGCAAGGGCATTCGCGCCACCGATGTCTCGAAAGTGGCCGAGATCGGGCGCCTTGTCGCGACTTTCCCGATCGGCAACGACGATCAGATCATGCTGGTTTCGGACGGCGGCACCGTCATTCGCGTGCCAGTGGAGGGCATACGCTTCGCCAGCCGCGCCACCAAGGGCGTGACCATCTTCAACACGGCAGAAGGCGAGAAAGTGGTTTCGGTGGAGCGGATTTCGGAGCCGCAGGCTGACGAGGAAGCCGAAGAAGCGCCTTCGGGCGAGGTCGGCGCCACAGAAGATGCGGGCGAGGGAAATCCCGAATAG
- the coaD gene encoding pantetheine-phosphate adenylyltransferase, producing MTVRTALYAGSFDPLTNGHLDVLKASLAVADTVYAAIGVHPGKAPLFSFDERVALIEAATKAEFGRDSARIKVVAFDGLVVDATRKHGASIIIRGLRDGTDLDYEMQMAGMNETMAPDLQTVFLPASPSVRTITATLVRQIASMGGDIRPFVPAAVAGALTAKFAK from the coding sequence ATGACCGTACGCACCGCCCTTTACGCAGGCTCCTTCGACCCGCTGACCAACGGCCATCTCGACGTCTTGAAGGCGTCGCTTGCCGTGGCCGACACCGTCTACGCGGCGATCGGCGTCCACCCAGGCAAGGCGCCGCTGTTTTCCTTCGACGAACGCGTGGCGCTGATCGAGGCCGCGACCAAGGCGGAGTTCGGCCGCGATAGCGCCCGCATCAAGGTGGTTGCCTTCGATGGTCTGGTCGTCGACGCCACCAGGAAGCATGGCGCCTCGATCATCATCCGCGGTCTGCGCGACGGCACCGATCTCGACTACGAGATGCAGATGGCCGGCATGAACGAGACGATGGCGCCGGACCTGCAGACGGTTTTCCTGCCGGCGAGCCCCTCGGTGCGCACCATTACCGCCACACTTGTCCGCCAGATTGCGTCGATGGGCGGCGACATCCGCCCGTTCGTGCCGGCGGCCGTCGCCGGCGCGCTCACCGCCAAATTCGCGAAATAG
- a CDS encoding peptidylprolyl isomerase: MIITLKDGDVTIALRPDIAPKHVAQIKKLVREGAYDNVAFHRVIDGFMAQTGDVKFGNMEKGFNPEAVGTGGSDLPDLPAEFSQTEQFTRGVVGMARSQDPNSANSQFFIMFAPAPNLDGQYTIVGKVESGMDLVDKIKKGDEADNGTVTDPDRMIKVRIAADGK, translated from the coding sequence ATGATCATCACGCTGAAGGACGGCGACGTGACTATCGCGCTGCGTCCGGATATCGCGCCCAAGCATGTCGCGCAGATCAAGAAGCTGGTGCGCGAGGGCGCCTATGACAACGTCGCCTTCCACCGCGTCATCGACGGCTTCATGGCGCAGACCGGCGACGTCAAGTTCGGCAACATGGAGAAGGGTTTCAACCCCGAGGCCGTCGGCACCGGCGGTTCCGATCTTCCCGACCTGCCGGCCGAGTTCTCCCAGACCGAACAATTCACGCGCGGCGTGGTCGGCATGGCCCGCTCGCAGGATCCGAATTCGGCCAATTCCCAGTTCTTCATCATGTTCGCGCCGGCGCCGAACCTCGACGGCCAGTACACTATCGTCGGCAAGGTGGAGAGCGGCATGGATCTGGTGGACAAGATAAAGAAGGGCGACGAGGCGGACAACGGCACGGTCACCGACCCCGATCGCATGATCAAGGTTCGCATCGCTGCCGATGGTAAGTAA
- a CDS encoding peptidylprolyl isomerase, which yields MAEIKDRENALIMETTKGNVVIEMYPDLAPGHVARIKELAREGAYDGVVFHRVIDGFMAQTGDVKFGNSSKPSFAPSRAGMGGSDKPDLKAEFSNANHGRGTCSMARAQNPNSANSQFFICFDDASFLNRQYTVWGQVIEGMENVDKIKRGEPVQDPDKIVSLKVAADVK from the coding sequence ATGGCTGAGATCAAGGACCGCGAGAACGCGCTCATCATGGAAACGACGAAGGGCAACGTCGTCATCGAAATGTATCCCGACCTGGCGCCCGGTCACGTCGCCCGCATCAAGGAACTGGCGCGCGAGGGCGCCTATGACGGCGTGGTGTTCCACCGCGTCATCGACGGCTTCATGGCGCAGACCGGCGACGTCAAATTCGGCAATTCCTCGAAGCCCTCCTTTGCCCCGTCTCGCGCCGGCATGGGCGGCTCCGACAAGCCGGACCTGAAGGCCGAATTCTCCAACGCCAATCACGGCCGCGGCACCTGCTCGATGGCGCGCGCGCAGAACCCGAATTCTGCGAACTCGCAGTTCTTCATCTGCTTCGACGACGCCTCCTTCCTCAACCGCCAGTATACGGTATGGGGCCAGGTGATCGAGGGCATGGAGAATGTCGACAAGATCAAGCGCGGCGAGCCGGTGCAGGACCCCGACAAGATCGTGTCGCTGAAGGTCGCGGCCGACGTCAAGTAA
- a CDS encoding DMT family transporter, with translation MMGAVWSLLGILSGAFIAIQAPINSQLARGLGLPVAAAAFSFLSGAIVLGIIAVAVVRLQGISLDWKAPAPWLFVAGGMLGGFYVTLSTILTPRIGAAALMAFLVAGQLIAGMLVDRAGFLGVAVREISLGRVAGAVLLLVGALLIRLF, from the coding sequence GTGATGGGCGCAGTCTGGTCGTTGCTCGGCATCCTGTCTGGCGCCTTCATCGCCATCCAGGCGCCGATCAACTCGCAACTGGCGCGCGGCCTCGGCCTTCCGGTCGCGGCCGCCGCGTTTTCCTTCCTGTCCGGCGCTATCGTGCTCGGCATCATCGCGGTCGCCGTGGTGAGGCTGCAGGGCATTTCGCTCGACTGGAAGGCGCCGGCGCCGTGGCTGTTCGTTGCCGGCGGCATGCTCGGTGGCTTCTATGTCACGCTCTCCACCATCCTCACGCCGCGCATCGGCGCCGCCGCGCTGATGGCCTTCCTGGTCGCCGGCCAGCTGATCGCCGGCATGCTGGTCGACCGCGCCGGTTTCCTCGGCGTAGCCGTGCGCGAGATCTCGCTTGGCCGCGTCGCCGGGGCCGTGTTGCTGCTGGTCGGAGCGCTGCTCATCCGGCTGTTCTGA
- the queA gene encoding tRNA preQ1(34) S-adenosylmethionine ribosyltransferase-isomerase QueA, which produces MRVDLFDFELPEARIALRPAEPRDSARMLVVRPGQGLDDRIVRDLPSLLEDGDVLVFNDTKVIPAQLKGIRKRGEAMAQVEATLHMRVAPDRWRAFMRPGKRIAVGDRIHFGQDQNSCFLGRLDATVIEKGEAGEALLGFDLSGPFLDEALHAVGHIPLPPYIASKRDDDERDRRDYQTIYAREEGAVAAPTAGLHFTPELFTALDARGVERRFVTLHVGAGTFLPVKADDTADHKMHAEIGSVSRETADALNAARVRGGRIVAVGTTSLRLLESAAREDGRIEAWSGPTDIFITPGYRFKTADMLMTNFHLPRSTLFMLVSAFSGLETMRSAYAHAIASRYRFYSYGDSCLLFRETSDGR; this is translated from the coding sequence ATGCGCGTCGATCTGTTCGACTTCGAGCTGCCGGAGGCGCGCATCGCGCTTCGTCCGGCGGAGCCGCGAGACAGCGCCAGGATGCTGGTCGTCAGACCCGGCCAAGGCCTGGACGATCGGATCGTGCGCGATCTGCCGTCGCTGCTTGAGGACGGCGACGTGCTGGTGTTCAACGACACCAAGGTCATCCCGGCGCAATTGAAAGGCATCCGCAAACGCGGCGAGGCGATGGCGCAGGTCGAGGCCACGCTGCATATGCGGGTGGCGCCGGACCGTTGGCGGGCCTTCATGCGGCCCGGAAAGCGCATCGCCGTCGGCGACCGCATCCATTTCGGCCAAGATCAGAATTCCTGCTTCCTCGGTCGGCTCGACGCGACCGTGATCGAGAAGGGCGAGGCGGGCGAAGCGCTGCTCGGCTTCGACCTCTCAGGGCCGTTTCTCGACGAGGCGCTGCACGCCGTCGGCCATATTCCGCTGCCGCCCTACATCGCCTCGAAACGCGACGACGACGAGCGCGACCGCCGCGACTATCAGACCATCTACGCCAGGGAAGAGGGCGCTGTCGCCGCGCCCACCGCGGGGCTGCATTTCACGCCTGAGCTGTTCACCGCTCTTGACGCCAGGGGTGTCGAGCGCCGCTTCGTCACGCTTCACGTCGGCGCCGGCACCTTCCTGCCGGTCAAGGCCGACGATACCGCCGATCACAAGATGCATGCGGAAATCGGCTCGGTGAGCCGCGAGACGGCAGACGCACTCAATGCGGCAAGGGTGCGGGGAGGGCGGATCGTCGCCGTCGGCACGACGTCGCTGCGCCTCCTGGAAAGCGCCGCGCGCGAAGACGGCAGGATCGAGGCCTGGTCGGGGCCGACCGATATCTTCATCACGCCCGGCTACCGTTTCAAGACAGCCGATATGCTGATGACCAATTTCCATCTGCCGCGCTCGACGCTGTTCATGCTGGTCTCGGCCTTCAGTGGGCTGGAGACGATGCGTTCGGCCTATGCGCATGCCATCGCGAGCCGCTACAGATTCTACTCCTATGGGGACTCCTGCCTACTTTTCCGGGAGACAAGCGATGGACGCTGA